A single window of Thiomicrorhabdus immobilis DNA harbors:
- a CDS encoding RDD family protein, giving the protein MQDNQIANETANENTIQTAIQTKPVTYGGFWKRVAAYIIDWLILMLLSFVLMIIMGVFLAFKGLDPEDETAMLGVSLMGNLITLMLTWFYYAGMESSSKQGTFGKSLLGMKVTDLNGGRISFLRASARYFSKILSALLLFIGFIMVAFTEKKQGLHDMIAATLVVNK; this is encoded by the coding sequence AAACACCATCCAAACCGCCATTCAAACCAAGCCGGTCACTTATGGTGGTTTTTGGAAACGTGTCGCCGCCTATATCATCGACTGGTTGATTCTGATGTTATTGAGTTTTGTCTTGATGATTATCATGGGGGTGTTTTTAGCGTTCAAAGGCTTGGATCCGGAGGATGAAACTGCGATGCTGGGCGTGAGTTTAATGGGTAATTTGATTACCTTGATGCTCACTTGGTTCTATTATGCCGGCATGGAAAGTTCGTCTAAACAAGGCACTTTTGGCAAGTCGCTGCTGGGCATGAAAGTCACCGATTTAAACGGTGGACGCATCAGTTTTTTAAGAGCGAGTGCACGTTATTTCAGTAAAATCCTGTCTGCCTTGTTGCTGTTTATCGGTTTTATTATGGTGGCCTTTACTGAAAAGAAGCAAGGTCTGCACGATATGATTGCTGCCACTTTGGTGGTCAATAAATAA